The following proteins are co-located in the Hydrogenobacter hydrogenophilus genome:
- a CDS encoding 4-(cytidine 5'-diphospho)-2-C-methyl-D-erythritol kinase: MIKLLSPAKVNLGLWLLGKRDDGYHEIFTIYHTVSLFDEVFIKEGPLKVETSNNIPQEENLVYKALRLMERRLGKELEFSVYIHKNIPQGAGLGGGSSNCALVLKAINSLLGEPLSIEELKEIAQSVSSDAVFFLYGGTAVGRGRGEAVEPIRHVDLKITLIYPNLQVSTRRVYSMVSHTSLTPNLDSDKIIQSVLEGRFEVLENRLGELAMELFPEMREVYRFVEYLGYRPMISGSGSCIFYIGEASQEVKKGALLRGWKLYQVRSYDGV; encoded by the coding sequence GTGATAAAACTTCTCTCCCCTGCGAAGGTGAATCTTGGGCTGTGGCTTTTGGGAAAGAGGGATGATGGCTACCATGAGATATTCACTATATATCATACTGTTTCCTTATTTGACGAGGTGTTTATAAAAGAAGGTCCTTTAAAGGTTGAAACGAGCAATAACATACCGCAAGAGGAAAATCTTGTGTATAAGGCTCTTAGGCTTATGGAAAGGCGTTTGGGTAAAGAGCTTGAGTTCAGCGTGTACATCCATAAAAACATACCACAGGGTGCTGGATTAGGTGGTGGATCGTCCAACTGCGCTTTGGTACTGAAGGCTATAAACAGTTTATTGGGTGAGCCCTTAAGCATAGAAGAGCTAAAAGAGATAGCCCAAAGTGTATCTTCCGACGCTGTATTTTTCTTATACGGTGGTACTGCAGTGGGTAGAGGTAGAGGGGAAGCAGTAGAACCTATAAGACATGTGGATTTAAAGATCACGCTCATATACCCAAATCTTCAGGTAAGCACGCGCAGAGTGTATTCCATGGTCAGTCATACATCGTTGACACCTAACTTGGATAGTGATAAAATAATACAGAGTGTATTAGAAGGCAGGTTTGAAGTTTTGGAAAACCGTTTGGGAGAACTTGCTATGGAGCTTTTTCCTGAGATGAGAGAGGTTTATAGATTTGTTGAGTACTTAGGATACAGGCCTATGATAAGTGGAAGCGGTTCTTGCATATTTTATATAGGCGAGGCTTCACAAGAGGTAAAAAAAGGTGCGCTTTTGCGTGGATGGAAGCTTTACCAAGTTAGAAGCTATGATGGGGTGTAG
- a CDS encoding type I restriction-modification system subunit M, protein MRDRDLTFEDKLWKAADKLRKKVEVHEYKYIVLGLLFLRYISFAFEEVREQLKKEYKDNPNLEKILEDKDYYLSEGVLYVPKEARWDYIKNNANKPNIGEIIDNAIESLEKEYPKQLGDVIPKVYTKANLDHHDLSYLINLFSQIEFDNDHKGKDIFGRIYEYFLGKFTESEGKKGGEFYTPRSLTRLIVEILDVKEGRIFDPACGSGGFFVSALEKLQKDGIGRERLSIYGQESKEFVWKMCKMNLAIRGAEGDIRWGDSYHDDKFFDLRADYVVSNPPFNDSEWGRDKVKPNDPRFKYGLPPENNANYVWIQHYIYHLSPEGKAGFVMANGALSVGGIEGEIRKKIIEDDLIYGIVATPPKMFYTVSLPASLWFLRKTKPEHMKGKILFIYAKNLYKQISRKQNIFTDEHIEKIVEKFRMFEEGAPEEEINEVGFAKVATIEEVAKNGYVLTPGRYVGIKIDEEDEPFEEKMKRYSQELSKLLAEEKDLTEKVKEVFKALGWEI, encoded by the coding sequence ATGAGAGATAGAGATTTAACTTTTGAGGACAAGCTTTGGAAGGCAGCTGATAAGTTAAGAAAAAAAGTTGAAGTTCACGAGTATAAGTACATAGTTTTGGGTCTTTTATTTTTAAGATACATCTCCTTTGCCTTTGAAGAAGTTAGAGAACAACTAAAAAAAGAATATAAGGATAATCCAAATTTAGAAAAGATACTTGAAGATAAAGATTATTATCTTTCAGAAGGAGTCTTATATGTTCCGAAAGAGGCAAGGTGGGATTATATAAAAAATAATGCAAACAAACCTAATATTGGAGAAATAATTGATAATGCTATTGAATCACTTGAAAAAGAATATCCAAAACAATTAGGAGATGTTATTCCCAAGGTATATACAAAAGCAAATTTAGACCATCATGACCTTTCATATCTTATAAATCTTTTTTCACAAATAGAATTTGATAATGACCATAAAGGCAAAGACATTTTCGGAAGGATTTATGAGTATTTTTTGGGAAAATTTACAGAATCGGAAGGGAAAAAAGGAGGAGAATTTTATACGCCTCGTTCATTAACAAGACTTATTGTTGAAATTCTTGATGTGAAAGAGGGAAGGATTTTTGATCCTGCTTGTGGTTCAGGTGGATTTTTTGTTTCTGCATTAGAAAAGCTTCAAAAAGATGGAATAGGGAGAGAAAGATTATCAATTTATGGGCAAGAATCAAAGGAATTTGTATGGAAGATGTGTAAAATGAATTTGGCAATAAGAGGTGCAGAGGGAGATATAAGATGGGGAGATTCTTATCACGATGATAAGTTTTTTGATTTAAGAGCGGATTATGTGGTTTCAAATCCACCTTTTAATGATAGTGAATGGGGAAGAGATAAAGTTAAACCTAACGATCCAAGGTTTAAGTATGGACTACCACCGGAAAATAACGCCAACTATGTATGGATTCAACATTATATATATCACCTTTCACCAGAAGGAAAAGCAGGCTTTGTTATGGCAAATGGTGCCTTGTCAGTAGGTGGAATTGAGGGAGAGATTAGGAAAAAAATAATTGAAGATGATTTAATTTACGGCATCGTTGCAACACCACCAAAAATGTTTTATACAGTTTCCCTTCCAGCTTCTTTGTGGTTTTTGAGAAAAACTAAACCAGAACATATGAAAGGTAAAATTCTTTTTATTTATGCAAAAAACCTATATAAACAAATATCAAGGAAACAAAATATATTTACAGATGAACATATTGAAAAAATTGTTGAGAAATTTAGAATGTTTGAAGAAGGAGCACCTGAAGAAGAGATAAACGAGGTAGGATTTGCAAAAGTTGCTACAATCGAAGAAGTTGCTAAAAATGGTTATGTTTTAACACCGGGGAGATATGTTGGAATAAAAATTGATGAAGAAGACGAACCTTTTGAAGAGAAGATGAAAAGATACTCACAAGAGCTTTCTAAATTGTTGGCAGAAGAAAAAGATTTAACAGAAAAAGTTAAGGAAGTTTTTAAGGCTTTGGGATGGGAGATTTAA
- a CDS encoding restriction endonuclease subunit S: protein MKFRWETEFKETEIGEIPKDWEVSKAIEHIEFIRGIEPGSKFYKNFGKYKFIRVGNLSGERNEEVFIDIEVENEKIANKDDILISFDGTVGIVKMGLEGVFSSGIRKIKVKEQSQKKLNYKFLYWFFKSTLKNQIFGFSDEKTTIAHAGDSIPHLKIFLSPLSEQSRIAQVLSYFDDLIENKKKQNEILEKTAMAIFKNWFIDFEPFKDQEFVYNEELGKEIPKGWEVKRLGEVAEIIKGVSYNTPDISSNSEGEVFITLNNFLRGGGFKSEYSYYIGTRAKENHIVKNGDLIIALTDMTPLAQVVGAPAIVILPYGYEKGIISLDCAKIKLNNDYLKFYIYLYLKYTQEENSTFAGGVNVLHLKLDLFKANKFILIPPPSILQHFHSLVEPLFQKIIINQKQIMTLKKVRDTLLPLLVFGKLRIEEL, encoded by the coding sequence ATGAAATTTCGCTGGGAAACTGAATTTAAAGAAACGGAGATTGGAGAGATACCAAAGGATTGGGAAGTGAGTAAAGCAATTGAACATATAGAATTTATTAGAGGTATAGAACCGGGAAGTAAATTTTATAAGAATTTTGGGAAGTATAAATTTATAAGAGTTGGAAATTTGAGTGGTGAAAGAAATGAAGAAGTTTTTATAGACATTGAGGTTGAAAATGAAAAAATAGCCAATAAAGATGACATTTTAATTTCCTTTGATGGAACAGTGGGAATAGTGAAAATGGGATTAGAAGGTGTTTTCTCATCGGGAATAAGGAAAATAAAAGTTAAGGAACAAAGTCAAAAAAAATTAAATTATAAATTTTTATATTGGTTTTTTAAATCAACTCTTAAAAATCAGATTTTCGGTTTCTCTGATGAAAAAACTACTATAGCTCATGCAGGTGATAGTATTCCTCATTTGAAAATCTTTCTTTCCCCTCTATCCGAACAATCCCGAATAGCCCAAGTTCTTTCGTATTTTGATGATTTGATAGAAAACAAGAAAAAACAAAATGAGATTTTAGAAAAAACCGCAATGGCAATTTTTAAAAATTGGTTTATTGACTTTGAACCATTTAAAGACCAAGAGTTTGTTTATAATGAAGAGTTGGGAAAGGAAATTCCAAAGGGGTGGGAAGTGAAGAGATTGGGGGAAGTGGCAGAAATAATTAAAGGAGTATCATATAACACACCTGATATTAGCTCTAATTCAGAAGGTGAAGTATTCATAACATTAAATAACTTTTTAAGAGGTGGTGGTTTTAAATCTGAATATAGTTATTATATTGGAACAAGGGCTAAAGAAAATCATATTGTAAAAAACGGAGACCTAATAATTGCACTTACTGATATGACACCATTAGCGCAAGTTGTTGGTGCTCCTGCCATTGTGATTTTACCATATGGCTATGAAAAAGGGATTATTTCATTAGATTGTGCCAAAATAAAATTAAATAACGATTATTTGAAATTTTACATTTACTTGTATTTGAAATATACTCAAGAAGAAAATTCTACATTTGCAGGTGGAGTAAATGTATTACATTTGAAATTAGATTTATTTAAAGCTAATAAATTTATATTAATTCCTCCCCCCTCTATCCTACAACACTTCCACTCCCTCGTAGAACCTCTATTTCAAAAAATCATCATCAACCAAAAGCAAATTATGACCTTAAAGAAAGTTAGAGATACACTTTTGCCTTTGCTTGTTTTTGGAAAGTTAAGAATAGAAGAGTTGTAA
- a CDS encoding type I restriction endonuclease subunit R — protein MAYLTENYMVENSAINWFKEIGYNYIHGSELTPDNNERETYRDVILKKRFIQAVKKINPFLNENLAEEVYKKVKNIDHPDFIIKSKTFYEYLTEGLKLTYREGKEEKTRIVKLVDFENPENNEFLIANQFKVGCYYEDRAYRIPDLVVFINGLPIAVFEFKNFNSNQTAKDAYHDHRVKMKDIPQLYLYSLIIAVSDGYETKYGSPISDWERFFNWEGIFSDDDVKKEEIMEGSYRYFYNGKELTSLEILIKGLFRKEHITEFINDFVFYEKSGENYIKKIAAYHQFYAVKKAIERTKKCVLEGKTPEDRRVGVIWHTQGSGKSLTMLFYARKILKELGNPLLIFITDRKELDEQLYSLFSQMPISKQAESIKDLQETIKNTAGGIIFSTIQKFSEKNEEYPVLTERKDIIVIADEAHRSQYRELARNLRKAIPNASFLGFTATPIELEDRDTYLVFGEPVSIYSIDKALKDGVVVPIYYEARLVELHLTNEFIDEEFEEISEGLAPEMKENLKRKYARLEQLILNPERIEKIARDIVEHFNKRVQEFEGKAMVVVISRKVAVELYNAIRKIPDAPSIEIVISGSKQKDPEEFHPHIRNKHQMEELLNNFKNPDKDPKMVIVVDMLLTGFDVPCLHTMYIDKPMKNHNLLQAIARVNRVYKDKPGGLIVDYIGIADDLRKSLSKYTLETIEQALTDINKVINQMKEKYDIVSSFFYGTDYKNWKNLSPEELSLLTVSAYNRLESEDKKRNFIKNFIALKKLYALASPQPETIKIKDDLKFFEMVKKMIIKYSTRTSREIARNLEYEMNQLISKSISAQEPVDIFSLINKEKPDISIFSEDFLNQIKDMEYKNYAIELLAKLINDEIKVRVRKNKSRYQSLYDRLKDLLEKYNIKLIETTDVIVKLIEIAKELKEKIVEGKNLDLTEEELAFYDMLLNEGIFKNEQEVKEIAKEISQRLGYYVKIADWNKKESIKAKIRKTLKDVLMKKINNYDYLDKIVNEILEQAELIFA, from the coding sequence ATGGCGTACCTTACAGAAAACTACATGGTTGAAAATTCAGCTATCAATTGGTTTAAAGAAATTGGATATAATTACATTCATGGTTCTGAGCTGACTCCTGATAATAACGAAAGAGAAACATATAGAGATGTTATCTTAAAGAAAAGATTTATCCAAGCGGTAAAAAAAATAAATCCATTTCTTAATGAGAATTTGGCAGAAGAAGTTTATAAAAAAGTTAAAAACATAGATCATCCAGATTTTATTATAAAGAGTAAAACTTTTTACGAATACTTAACAGAAGGATTAAAACTAACTTACAGAGAAGGTAAAGAAGAAAAAACAAGAATTGTAAAGCTTGTGGATTTTGAAAATCCGGAAAACAACGAATTCTTAATAGCTAACCAGTTTAAAGTGGGGTGCTATTACGAAGATCGCGCTTACAGGATACCTGACCTTGTGGTTTTCATAAACGGTTTGCCAATTGCTGTTTTTGAGTTTAAAAATTTCAATTCCAATCAAACCGCAAAAGATGCTTACCACGACCACAGAGTAAAAATGAAAGATATTCCACAGCTTTATTTATACTCACTAATTATAGCGGTATCTGACGGATACGAGACAAAATACGGCTCACCTATAAGTGATTGGGAAAGGTTCTTTAACTGGGAAGGGATTTTTAGTGATGATGACGTGAAGAAGGAAGAAATAATGGAAGGTTCTTATAGATATTTTTACAACGGAAAGGAATTAACCTCCCTTGAAATCTTAATAAAAGGGCTTTTTAGAAAAGAGCACATAACGGAGTTTATAAACGATTTTGTCTTCTACGAAAAGTCAGGTGAGAACTATATAAAGAAAATAGCGGCTTATCATCAATTTTACGCAGTTAAGAAAGCAATAGAAAGGACTAAAAAGTGTGTTTTAGAAGGAAAAACCCCAGAAGATAGGAGAGTAGGTGTTATATGGCATACACAAGGTTCCGGAAAATCATTAACTATGCTATTTTACGCAAGAAAAATTTTAAAAGAACTTGGAAATCCCCTTTTAATTTTTATTACCGACAGAAAGGAACTTGACGAACAACTTTATAGTTTATTTTCCCAAATGCCCATTTCAAAACAAGCAGAAAGCATAAAGGATTTACAAGAAACAATCAAAAATACCGCAGGTGGGATAATATTTTCAACCATACAAAAGTTTAGTGAAAAAAACGAAGAATACCCAGTCCTAACAGAAAGAAAAGACATTATCGTTATAGCAGACGAGGCACACAGAAGCCAATACAGGGAACTTGCAAGAAATCTAAGAAAAGCCATACCAAACGCATCTTTTTTAGGATTCACAGCAACACCCATTGAACTTGAAGATAGGGACACTTATTTAGTTTTTGGAGAACCTGTAAGTATTTACTCAATAGATAAAGCACTAAAAGACGGCGTAGTTGTACCCATTTATTATGAAGCAAGGCTTGTTGAACTTCATTTAACAAACGAATTTATAGATGAAGAATTTGAAGAAATTTCTGAAGGATTAGCACCCGAAATGAAGGAAAACCTAAAAAGAAAATACGCAAGACTTGAGCAATTAATTTTAAATCCAGAAAGAATAGAGAAAATAGCAAGGGATATTGTAGAGCATTTTAACAAAAGAGTACAAGAATTTGAAGGAAAGGCAATGGTAGTTGTTATATCAAGAAAAGTAGCAGTTGAACTATACAATGCTATTAGAAAAATACCAGATGCCCCATCAATAGAGATTGTAATATCAGGAAGTAAACAAAAAGATCCAGAAGAATTCCATCCACATATAAGAAACAAACATCAAATGGAAGAACTATTAAACAATTTCAAAAATCCGGATAAAGATCCTAAAATGGTAATTGTGGTTGATATGCTACTGACAGGTTTTGATGTGCCATGTCTTCATACTATGTATATAGACAAACCTATGAAGAATCATAATCTGCTACAAGCAATAGCGAGAGTTAATAGGGTTTATAAAGACAAACCCGGGGGTCTTATAGTTGATTACATAGGGATTGCTGATGATTTAAGAAAATCTTTAAGTAAATACACTCTTGAAACCATAGAACAAGCCCTAACAGACATCAATAAAGTTATAAATCAAATGAAAGAAAAGTACGATATAGTATCTTCCTTCTTTTATGGTACTGATTATAAGAATTGGAAAAATTTAAGTCCAGAAGAACTTTCCCTTCTTACTGTTTCTGCGTATAACCGCTTGGAAAGCGAGGATAAAAAGAGAAATTTCATAAAAAACTTTATAGCCCTGAAAAAACTATATGCTCTTGCAAGCCCGCAACCAGAGACTATAAAGATAAAAGATGACCTTAAGTTTTTTGAAATGGTTAAAAAGATGATAATAAAGTACTCTACCAGAACATCAAGGGAAATAGCAAGGAATTTAGAATATGAAATGAACCAACTTATATCTAAAAGCATATCAGCCCAAGAACCTGTGGATATATTTTCATTAATTAATAAGGAAAAGCCAGATATATCCATTTTTAGCGAAGATTTTCTAAATCAGATAAAAGATATGGAGTATAAAAACTATGCTATTGAATTGTTAGCAAAATTAATAAACGATGAAATTAAGGTTAGAGTCAGAAAAAATAAAAGTAGATACCAATCATTATACGATAGATTAAAAGACCTGCTCGAAAAATACAACATAAAACTAATCGAAACAACAGATGTAATCGTAAAACTTATAGAAATTGCAAAAGAATTAAAAGAAAAGATAGTGGAAGGGAAAAATTTAGATTTGACAGAGGAAGAACTTGCCTTTTATGATATGTTGCTAAATGAAGGGATTTTTAAAAATGAGCAAGAAGTAAAGGAAATAGCAAAAGAAATAAGTCAAAGATTAGGATATTATGTAAAAATTGCTGATTGGAATAAAAAAGAAAGCATTAAGGCAAAAATCCGAAAAACTTTGAAAGATGTCCTAATGAAAAAGATAAATAACTATGATTATCTTGATAAAATCGTTAATGAGATTTTAGAGCAAGCGGAATTGATCTTTGCATGA
- a CDS encoding RNA methyltransferase — MINHNVFIALLHYPALDKHGKIVVTSFTTMDLHDIARPARAYEINTYYIVQPVDGQRAVIKRQLDYWLSEEGLKTNPTRNEIVKMVKLVYTLDEVIEDIQSTRGNKPMLVGTDARDYPNKVSYEFLREEIKKRERDFLIVFGTGYGIPPDLMATFDYILEPIYGAGDWNHLSVRNAVAIILDRLFSRNRC, encoded by the coding sequence ATGATAAATCATAATGTTTTTATAGCTCTTCTTCATTATCCTGCTTTGGACAAACACGGAAAGATTGTGGTCACTTCTTTTACAACTATGGATCTGCACGATATAGCAAGACCTGCAAGAGCTTATGAGATAAATACATATTACATAGTTCAGCCTGTTGATGGACAGCGTGCGGTAATAAAAAGGCAGTTAGATTATTGGCTTTCTGAAGAAGGATTAAAAACAAATCCTACGAGGAATGAGATAGTAAAGATGGTCAAACTTGTATACACTCTTGATGAGGTAATAGAGGACATTCAAAGTACGAGAGGAAATAAGCCCATGTTGGTAGGCACAGACGCAAGGGATTATCCTAACAAGGTGTCTTACGAGTTTCTCAGAGAGGAGATCAAAAAGAGGGAAAGGGATTTTTTGATAGTTTTTGGGACGGGGTATGGCATACCACCAGACCTTATGGCTACCTTTGATTACATCCTTGAACCCATTTACGGTGCGGGAGATTGGAACCACCTTTCGGTTAGAAACGCAGTAGCCATCATATTGGATAGGCTTTTTAGCAGGAACAGGTGCTAA
- the mraY gene encoding phospho-N-acetylmuramoyl-pentapeptide-transferase, giving the protein MLYHISFWLKDYLFVFNVFKYITFRALFAVILAFVITLIITPVFLKKMKALQRLFKGYVREYTPEGHTVKKYVPTMGGSVIVLSFTLSSFLLMRLDLAYFWIIVFCTLGFALIGFADDYIKLKNKKGISAKLKFTAQVVVAFITVMLIHTYTEVNTKLYFPLFKNLQIDLGLFYIPFAVFVIVATSNAVNLTDGLDGLAIGPVMTTCASLGIVAYAVGHSTLSKYLNIPYVPYAGDLTVLCFAIVGAGLGFLWFNSYPAQLFMGDVGALSLGATIGVIALISKSELLLPIAGGVFVFETLSVILQVAYFKLTKGKRLFRMAPFHHHLELSGIPEPKIVVRMWIVSMLLGILAVSTLKLR; this is encoded by the coding sequence ATGCTTTACCACATATCTTTTTGGCTTAAGGACTACCTGTTTGTTTTTAATGTCTTTAAGTACATTACTTTTAGAGCCCTCTTTGCAGTTATACTTGCCTTTGTGATCACTTTGATAATCACTCCTGTATTTCTCAAGAAGATGAAAGCCCTTCAGAGGCTCTTTAAAGGCTATGTCAGGGAGTACACACCTGAGGGTCATACGGTCAAAAAGTATGTACCCACTATGGGTGGTTCTGTCATAGTTCTTTCCTTTACTCTTTCTTCCTTTCTTCTTATGAGGCTTGACTTGGCGTACTTTTGGATCATTGTCTTTTGTACTTTGGGTTTTGCACTAATAGGTTTTGCTGATGACTACATTAAGCTCAAAAACAAAAAAGGTATATCTGCAAAACTTAAATTTACCGCTCAAGTTGTTGTTGCCTTTATTACCGTGATGCTAATACATACCTATACGGAAGTAAACACCAAGCTTTACTTTCCCCTTTTTAAGAACCTTCAGATAGACCTTGGGCTCTTTTACATACCCTTTGCGGTGTTTGTGATAGTTGCTACTTCTAATGCAGTAAATCTTACAGATGGGCTTGATGGCTTGGCGATAGGTCCAGTTATGACTACATGTGCATCACTGGGTATAGTAGCTTACGCAGTAGGGCATTCTACCCTATCTAAGTACTTAAACATACCTTATGTGCCTTATGCAGGAGATCTTACAGTGCTTTGTTTTGCCATAGTAGGTGCAGGATTAGGCTTTTTATGGTTTAACTCTTATCCTGCACAGCTTTTTATGGGTGATGTGGGTGCCTTATCTTTGGGTGCAACCATAGGAGTGATAGCCCTCATTTCCAAGTCAGAACTTTTGCTTCCCATAGCGGGTGGAGTCTTTGTTTTTGAAACTTTGAGCGTTATTCTTCAGGTAGCTTACTTTAAGCTTACAAAGGGCAAAAGGCTCTTCAGAATGGCTCCCTTTCACCACCACTTGGAACTTTCGGGTATACCAGAGCCTAAGATAGTTGTAAGGATGTGGATAGTGTCCATGCTTCTTGGCATACTGGCGGTATCTACCCTAAAACTCAGATGA
- a CDS encoding Rrf2 family transcriptional regulator, producing MIYSKTVKYALLALSYLALNKYRLVKVKKIAEAQKIPKPLREVILDYLNYHSAVSTSRRKARVIL from the coding sequence ATGATATACTCAAAAACGGTCAAGTACGCTTTGCTGGCTTTGTCTTACTTGGCACTGAACAAATACAGGCTTGTGAAAGTTAAAAAGATAGCAGAAGCTCAAAAAATTCCCAAACCTTTGAGAGAGGTTATCCTTGACTATCTTAATTACCATAGCGCAGTTAGCACAAGTAGAAGAAAAGCACGGGTAATACTATGA
- the mtaB gene encoding tRNA (N(6)-L-threonylcarbamoyladenosine(37)-C(2))-methylthiotransferase MtaB, which yields MKKVAFITIGCRSNEFDTHFMAHNFRQRGYKVVIDEPADIYIINTCSVTSGAERSSRQFVYRSKRTNPSAVVVVTGCYAQTNPQFLAKLKEVDIVVGNTHKKDILRIVEEYLEGREERVHVGNIFKQKEVESFDVITYFEKVRPFVKVQEGCNRFCTFCIIPFARGKSRSVPKEKIIKEVELLADKGFKEIVLTGTQLTQYGLDIGTSLYELLKDLLKIKGIELIRLSSVYPSEISSDLLNLLLTEEKIAPHFHIPLQSGSDRILKLMKRDYQVKDYVSLVERIVKNRPLSAIGTDVIVGFPSEGEEDFQLTYQLLQDLPIYYMHVFPYSDRERTKASAMKEKVSEKVKRERVDILKTLDSAKREEFIRKNAGKELRALIIEENELLTENYIKLRREGYNAVGELVRIRV from the coding sequence ATGAAGAAAGTAGCTTTCATTACCATAGGTTGTAGGAGCAACGAGTTTGACACCCACTTTATGGCTCATAATTTCAGACAGAGAGGTTATAAGGTGGTAATTGATGAACCTGCGGACATATACATAATAAACACATGTAGTGTCACCTCTGGAGCAGAAAGGTCTTCCCGTCAATTTGTGTATAGGTCCAAAAGAACGAACCCTTCAGCGGTAGTGGTGGTTACAGGGTGCTACGCTCAGACAAACCCACAGTTTCTTGCCAAACTCAAAGAGGTAGACATTGTTGTGGGCAACACTCACAAGAAGGATATTCTTAGAATAGTGGAGGAGTATTTGGAAGGTAGAGAGGAAAGGGTTCACGTGGGCAACATATTCAAGCAAAAAGAGGTAGAAAGCTTTGATGTGATCACATATTTTGAGAAGGTTAGACCTTTCGTGAAGGTTCAGGAAGGATGCAACAGGTTTTGCACTTTTTGTATCATTCCCTTTGCCAGAGGTAAGTCAAGGAGTGTTCCCAAGGAAAAGATAATAAAGGAGGTAGAGCTTCTTGCGGATAAGGGCTTTAAAGAGATAGTCCTTACGGGAACTCAACTCACTCAGTACGGTTTGGATATAGGAACGAGTCTGTATGAGCTATTAAAGGACTTACTTAAAATAAAGGGAATAGAGCTGATAAGACTTTCTTCTGTGTATCCTTCGGAAATAAGTAGCGATCTGCTTAACCTTTTACTTACGGAGGAAAAGATAGCACCCCACTTTCACATACCCCTTCAGAGTGGTTCTGATAGGATACTAAAGCTTATGAAAAGGGACTACCAAGTAAAAGACTATGTAAGTTTAGTTGAGAGGATAGTTAAGAACAGACCTTTGTCTGCTATAGGCACAGATGTTATAGTGGGCTTTCCCTCCGAAGGAGAGGAGGATTTCCAACTTACATACCAGTTATTGCAAGATCTACCCATATACTACATGCATGTGTTTCCCTATTCAGACAGAGAAAGAACCAAAGCTTCTGCTATGAAGGAAAAGGTCAGTGAAAAGGTAAAAAGGGAAAGGGTGGATATACTCAAAACCCTTGATAGCGCAAAGAGGGAAGAGTTTATTAGGAAAAATGCAGGCAAAGAGCTGAGGGCTTTAATAATAGAGGAAAACGAGCTTTTGACAGAGAACTATATAAAACTACGAAGAGAAGGTTATAACGCTGTGGGCGAGCTTGTAAGGATAAGGGTTTAA
- a CDS encoding MlaE family lipid ABC transporter permease subunit, protein MLRVIEEIGRGVILTLMGVYFMFLRPPKRVHFIKQLAYLGAETVPVVVITSIFSGGVIALQTYSTFHRFNAEFLIGAVVAISMGRELGPVLASLMVVARVGSAMTANIGTMRITEQIDALEVMGINPVSYLISPRIFAGVVGVPMLVLLADISGIFGGWFVAVKLFGVNDYLFWEKMKDLTELYDFIGGLYKALFFGFIISAVSCYFGFYTSGGTEGVGRATTNSVVVSSMLILISDYFLTAIIF, encoded by the coding sequence ATGTTGAGAGTTATTGAAGAAATAGGAAGGGGTGTCATACTTACCCTTATGGGTGTGTACTTCATGTTTTTACGTCCACCCAAAAGGGTGCACTTTATAAAACAGCTTGCCTACCTTGGAGCTGAAACGGTTCCCGTTGTAGTCATTACTTCCATATTCTCTGGTGGTGTGATAGCTTTGCAAACTTACAGTACCTTTCACAGGTTTAATGCGGAGTTCCTAATAGGTGCTGTGGTTGCCATATCCATGGGAAGAGAGTTAGGACCCGTTTTAGCATCTCTGATGGTAGTTGCTCGCGTGGGTTCCGCTATGACAGCCAACATAGGTACCATGAGAATAACCGAGCAGATAGATGCCTTAGAGGTTATGGGTATAAACCCTGTGAGCTACCTTATAAGTCCGAGAATTTTTGCTGGGGTTGTAGGTGTGCCTATGCTTGTTCTCTTAGCAGACATTTCGGGAATATTCGGAGGATGGTTCGTAGCGGTAAAGCTCTTTGGAGTTAACGATTACCTCTTTTGGGAGAAAATGAAGGACCTTACAGAACTTTACGACTTTATAGGAGGGCTTTACAAGGCATTGTTCTTTGGTTTTATAATATCCGCGGTTAGCTGTTATTTTGGATTTTATACAAGCGGCGGAACGGAAGGCGTTGGACGTGCAACTACAAACAGTGTGGTAGTATCTTCCATGCTAATCCTAATTTCTGATTACTTCCTGACAGCGATCATATTTTAA